Proteins found in one Pelmatolapia mariae isolate MD_Pm_ZW linkage group LG7, Pm_UMD_F_2, whole genome shotgun sequence genomic segment:
- the znf143b gene encoding zinc finger protein 143 isoform X1 yields MLLAQINRDSQGMAEFHDADGQPVTLCLAEAVTVGDGDQMESMDTVSLQAVTLADGSTAYIQHDTKGSFSDGQIMDGQVIQLEDGSAAYVQHVPMPKAGGDSLQLEDGQAVQLEDGTTAYIHTPKETYDQGGLQEVQLEDGSTAYIQHTVHMPQSNTILAIQADGTIADLQAEAAAIDPETISVLEQYTTKVENIENPLGTFGRVEADNGVHMRIVLQGQDNRPGRVSNVGEKSFRCEYEGCGKLYTTAHHLKVHERSHTGDKPYICDYPNCGKKFATGYGLKSHSRTHTGEKPYRCQELNCCKSFKTSGDLQKHTRTHTGEKPFKCPVEGCGRSFTTSNIRKVHIRTHTGERPYYCSEPSCGRSFASATNYKNHMRIHTGEKPYVCTVPGCEKRFTEYSSLYKHHVVHTPCKPYNCNHCGKTYKQISTLAMHKRTAHNDTEPIEEEQEAYFEPPTDAIDDPSVSYTTAVVEADDSGSEPVPVESSDMVGQQHVALVTQEDGTQQQVSISEADLQAMGGTITMVTQEGTTITIPAHELATQGAHSVTMVTTDGSDEQVAIMTPDMASFQTVEEAGYSQEQDDIHPVTLLATSNGTHIAVQLSDQPSLEEAIRIASRIQQGESPGLDD; encoded by the exons ATGCTCTTGGCCCAGATAAACCGGGACTCCCAGGGAATGGCAGAGTTTCATGATGCAGATGGGCAGCCGGTCACACTCTGTCTAGCAGAGGCTGTGACAGTGGGAG ATGGAGATCAGATGGAGAGTATGGACACAGTGAGTCTGCAGGCTGTTACACTTGCGGATGGATCCACTGCATATATCCAGCATGACACCAAAGGTTCCTTTTCAGATGGACAGATTATGGACGGCCAAGTTATCCAGCTGGAGGATGGCTCTGCTGCCTATGTTCAGCATGTGCCCATGCCTAAAGCGg gGGGGGACAGTTTACAGCTTGAAGATGGACAGGCTGTTCAGTTAGAAGACGGAACAACCGCCTATATTCACACACCCAAAG AAACATATGATCAGGGTGGCCTGCAGGAGGTACAGCTGGAGGATGGGAGCACCGCCTACATTCAGCACACTGTGCACATGCCCCAGTCCAACACTATCCTGGCAATCCAGGCTGATGGCACCATCGCAGACCTGCAGGCGGAGGCGGCAGCTATTGACCCAGAGACCATCAGCGTGCTGGAACAGTATACCACTAAG GTGGAGAATATAGAGAACCCCCTGGGGACCTTTGGCAGAGTTGAAGCAGACAATGGTGTCCACATGCGG ATTGTGTTACAGGGACAAGACAACAGGCCAGGAAGGGTCTCAAATGTTGGGGAAAAGTCCTTTCGCTGTGAATATGAAGGCTGTGGAAAGCTGTACACCACTGCCCACCATCTTAAG GTACATGAGCGCTcccacactggagacaaaccGTACATCTGTGACTATCCCAACTGTGGAAAGAAGTTTGCAACAG GCTATGGACTGAAGAGTCACTCGCGCACACACACGGGGGAGAAGCCATACAGATGTCAGGAGTTAAACTGCTGCAAGTCCTTCAAAACCTCTGGAGACCTTCAAAAGCACACAAGGACACATACAG GAGAGAAGCCTTTTAAATGCCCAGTTGAAGGCTGCGGCAGGTCATTTACCACCTCCAATATCCGTAAAGTTCACATCCGAACACACACTGGAGAACGGCCATACTACTGCTCTGAACCAAGCTGTGGACGGTCATTTGCCAGTGCCACTAACTACAAGAATCATATGCGAATTCACACTG GTGAGAAGCCGTATGTGTGCACAGTGCCTGGGTGTGAAAAACGCTTCACAGAATACTCCAGCCTTTACAAACACCATGTTGTTCATACGCCCTGTAAACCTTACAACTGCAATCATTGTGGGAAAACCTACAAGCAGATTTCCACACTTGCCATGCACAAAAGAACAGCGCACAACGACACGGAGCCCATCGAAGAGGAGCAGGAAGCCTACTTTGAACCCCCAACAG ATGCCATCGATGACCCCAGTGTGAGCTACACGACAGCTGTAGTGGAGGCAGATGACTCCGGATCAGAGCCGGTTCCAGTGGAAAGCTCCGACATGGTTGGTCAGCAGCATGTTGCCCTGGTAACACAGGAAGATGGAACACAACAACAG gtCAGTATCTCCGAGGCAGACCTTCAAGCTATGGGTGGCACAATTACCATGGTAACCCAAGAAGGCACAACCATAACTATCCCAGCCCATGAGCTGGCAACTCAGGGTGCTCACTCAGTCACCATGGTAACAACAGATGGCTCAGATGAACAG GTGGCCATCATGACACCTGACATGGCTTCATTCCAAACTGTGGAGGAGGCAGGTTACAGCCAAGAGCAAGATGATATTCATCCTGTCACATTACTGGCCACATCCAACGGCACTCACATCGCTGTACAG CTTAGTGATCAGCCTTCACTGGAGGAAGCCATCAGAATAGCATCAAGAATACAGCAAGGAGAGTCACCAGGCCTGGATGATTGA
- the znf143b gene encoding zinc finger protein 143 isoform X2, with protein sequence MDGQVIQLEDGSAAYVQHVPMPKAGGDSLQLEDGQAVQLEDGTTAYIHTPKETYDQGGLQEVQLEDGSTAYIQHTVHMPQSNTILAIQADGTIADLQAEAAAIDPETISVLEQYTTKVENIENPLGTFGRVEADNGVHMRIVLQGQDNRPGRVSNVGEKSFRCEYEGCGKLYTTAHHLKVHERSHTGDKPYICDYPNCGKKFATGYGLKSHSRTHTGEKPYRCQELNCCKSFKTSGDLQKHTRTHTGEKPFKCPVEGCGRSFTTSNIRKVHIRTHTGERPYYCSEPSCGRSFASATNYKNHMRIHTGEKPYVCTVPGCEKRFTEYSSLYKHHVVHTPCKPYNCNHCGKTYKQISTLAMHKRTAHNDTEPIEEEQEAYFEPPTDAIDDPSVSYTTAVVEADDSGSEPVPVESSDMVGQQHVALVTQEDGTQQQVSISEADLQAMGGTITMVTQEGTTITIPAHELATQGAHSVTMVTTDGSDEQVAIMTPDMASFQTVEEAGYSQEQDDIHPVTLLATSNGTHIAVQLSDQPSLEEAIRIASRIQQGESPGLDD encoded by the exons ATGGACGGCCAAGTTATCCAGCTGGAGGATGGCTCTGCTGCCTATGTTCAGCATGTGCCCATGCCTAAAGCGg gGGGGGACAGTTTACAGCTTGAAGATGGACAGGCTGTTCAGTTAGAAGACGGAACAACCGCCTATATTCACACACCCAAAG AAACATATGATCAGGGTGGCCTGCAGGAGGTACAGCTGGAGGATGGGAGCACCGCCTACATTCAGCACACTGTGCACATGCCCCAGTCCAACACTATCCTGGCAATCCAGGCTGATGGCACCATCGCAGACCTGCAGGCGGAGGCGGCAGCTATTGACCCAGAGACCATCAGCGTGCTGGAACAGTATACCACTAAG GTGGAGAATATAGAGAACCCCCTGGGGACCTTTGGCAGAGTTGAAGCAGACAATGGTGTCCACATGCGG ATTGTGTTACAGGGACAAGACAACAGGCCAGGAAGGGTCTCAAATGTTGGGGAAAAGTCCTTTCGCTGTGAATATGAAGGCTGTGGAAAGCTGTACACCACTGCCCACCATCTTAAG GTACATGAGCGCTcccacactggagacaaaccGTACATCTGTGACTATCCCAACTGTGGAAAGAAGTTTGCAACAG GCTATGGACTGAAGAGTCACTCGCGCACACACACGGGGGAGAAGCCATACAGATGTCAGGAGTTAAACTGCTGCAAGTCCTTCAAAACCTCTGGAGACCTTCAAAAGCACACAAGGACACATACAG GAGAGAAGCCTTTTAAATGCCCAGTTGAAGGCTGCGGCAGGTCATTTACCACCTCCAATATCCGTAAAGTTCACATCCGAACACACACTGGAGAACGGCCATACTACTGCTCTGAACCAAGCTGTGGACGGTCATTTGCCAGTGCCACTAACTACAAGAATCATATGCGAATTCACACTG GTGAGAAGCCGTATGTGTGCACAGTGCCTGGGTGTGAAAAACGCTTCACAGAATACTCCAGCCTTTACAAACACCATGTTGTTCATACGCCCTGTAAACCTTACAACTGCAATCATTGTGGGAAAACCTACAAGCAGATTTCCACACTTGCCATGCACAAAAGAACAGCGCACAACGACACGGAGCCCATCGAAGAGGAGCAGGAAGCCTACTTTGAACCCCCAACAG ATGCCATCGATGACCCCAGTGTGAGCTACACGACAGCTGTAGTGGAGGCAGATGACTCCGGATCAGAGCCGGTTCCAGTGGAAAGCTCCGACATGGTTGGTCAGCAGCATGTTGCCCTGGTAACACAGGAAGATGGAACACAACAACAG gtCAGTATCTCCGAGGCAGACCTTCAAGCTATGGGTGGCACAATTACCATGGTAACCCAAGAAGGCACAACCATAACTATCCCAGCCCATGAGCTGGCAACTCAGGGTGCTCACTCAGTCACCATGGTAACAACAGATGGCTCAGATGAACAG GTGGCCATCATGACACCTGACATGGCTTCATTCCAAACTGTGGAGGAGGCAGGTTACAGCCAAGAGCAAGATGATATTCATCCTGTCACATTACTGGCCACATCCAACGGCACTCACATCGCTGTACAG CTTAGTGATCAGCCTTCACTGGAGGAAGCCATCAGAATAGCATCAAGAATACAGCAAGGAGAGTCACCAGGCCTGGATGATTGA
- the LOC134632286 gene encoding nuclear receptor-interacting protein 3-like: MQAVREQGQHTHTPAIMFTGMRTENRGEKVVLDAATLRQQRRLKQAIQFLHKDSADLLPLDGLKKLGTSKQGQPHNILQKRLLEAKLCRGRINMCGVTPNHGEVRLSRSHVNSQEDEEDDFILVPCKCLGQEVNLLIDTGCKLNLMSSVTAERFGLKELVEEIKMEIDGFPFQRRLCIDGHIKELGLTVGQIRITCSFAIVESNKHLMSLGSKTLKTLKCVIDTEKQIMVIGTTVREQIHFAKKQFSEGSTDFRDLGY; the protein is encoded by the exons ATGCAGGCAGTCAGAGAGCAGGGGCAACACACGCACACGCCCGCCATCATGTTTACAGGGATGCGGACAGAGAACCGCGGAGAAAAGGTGGTCCTGGATGCAGCGACTCTGAGGCAACAGAGGAGGCTGAAACAGGCGATCCAGTTCCTCCATAAGGACTCCGCTGATCTGCTTCCTTTGGATGGACTGAAGAAACTCGGGACTTCTAAGCAGGGG CAGCCACACAATATTCTCCAGAAGCGCCTACTGGAGGCAAAGCTGTGCAGAGGCAGGATAAACATGTGTGGAGTAACACCAAACCATGGAGAAGTTCGTCTGAGCCGTAGCCATGTAAATTCacaggaggatgaggaggatgaCTTCATCCTTGTGCCCTGCAAG TGTCTAGGACAGGAAGTGAATTTGCTGATTGATACAGGTTGCAAGTTGAATCTGATGTCCTCTGTGACTGCGGAGAGATTTGG TTTAAAAGAACTGGTCGAAGAGATCAAAATGGAGATAGATGGCTTTCCATTTCAGCGCAGGCTCTGCATCGATGGTCACATCAAGGAGCTCGGCCTGACTGTCGGACAAATCAGGATAACTTGCTCATTTGCCATAGTGG AAAGTAACAAGCACCTCATGTCCTTGGGCAGCAAAACTTTAAAGACACTCAAG tgtgtgatcgatacagaaaagcagatCATGGTGATTGGGACAACTGTGAGGGAGCAGATTCATTTTGCCAAAAAGCAATTTAGTGAAGG CTCCACAGACTTCAGAGACCTGGGTTACTAG